In one window of Hallerella porci DNA:
- the mqnE gene encoding aminofutalosine synthase MqnE, with protein sequence MRISKEEALDLFLHSPLEELTTRANAEKESRHGKNVFWVNNRQINYTNVCILHCSFCSFSKIKKTDANAYDWTLEQVEEKARAAVDQGAKELHIVGGLHPDHPFEYYLEMLASLRKKFPGVNLKAFTAVEICHFAKLSNRPVQAVLQDLKNAGLDALPGGGAELLGEEIRHKICGKKETGAEWLEVHRQAHKMGIPTNATMLFGHIEKIEDRLDHMEMLRNLQDEAPGFFAFIPLVYHPDKNALGLKVKQKTSEEDVLRTIAVSRLFLDNFPHIKAYWIQTGIPTALKALHAGASDMDGTIMEEKITHAAGADTAIGMSPERMRQLILGEGLVPVERDALYDVIQR encoded by the coding sequence ATGCGCATTTCAAAAGAAGAAGCTTTGGATTTATTTTTGCATTCGCCGCTCGAAGAGCTTACTACCCGCGCCAACGCCGAAAAAGAAAGCCGACACGGAAAAAATGTTTTTTGGGTTAACAATCGCCAAATCAATTATACGAATGTCTGCATTTTGCATTGTTCTTTCTGCTCGTTTTCAAAAATCAAAAAGACCGATGCGAACGCATACGATTGGACTTTGGAACAAGTCGAAGAAAAAGCCCGCGCCGCAGTCGATCAAGGGGCAAAAGAATTGCATATCGTCGGTGGACTTCATCCCGATCATCCGTTTGAATATTACTTAGAAATGCTTGCATCGCTGCGGAAAAAATTCCCCGGTGTCAATTTAAAAGCCTTTACCGCGGTTGAAATTTGCCATTTTGCAAAACTTTCGAATCGCCCGGTTCAAGCGGTGTTACAAGATTTGAAAAATGCAGGACTCGACGCGCTCCCCGGCGGCGGCGCAGAACTTTTGGGCGAAGAAATTCGCCATAAAATTTGCGGCAAAAAAGAAACGGGAGCTGAATGGTTAGAAGTTCATCGCCAAGCGCATAAAATGGGAATCCCGACCAATGCGACTATGCTTTTCGGGCATATTGAAAAAATTGAAGATCGCCTCGATCACATGGAAATGCTCCGCAATTTACAAGACGAAGCGCCGGGATTTTTTGCATTTATTCCTCTCGTTTATCATCCCGATAAAAATGCTCTCGGTTTAAAAGTCAAGCAGAAAACTTCCGAAGAAGATGTGCTCCGAACGATTGCCGTTTCGCGACTTTTCTTGGACAATTTTCCGCATATCAAAGCATACTGGATTCAGACCGGAATTCCGACCGCATTAAAAGCGCTCCACGCGGGCGCATCGGATATGGACGGAACGATTATGGAAGAAAAAATCACGCACGCCGCTGGCGCTGATACCGCAATCGGCATGAGCCCCGAAAGAATGCGACAACTCATCCTCGGCGAAGGCCTTGTCCCCGTAGAACGCGACGCCTTATACGACGTCATTCAGCGGTAA
- a CDS encoding GGDEF domain-containing phosphodiesterase, whose translation MNILTSDISFFICTIAVLLYCVFYYYNGKSPQRARSRVFEILMFNMLFASISALVCEILDFFHSPEENFFNYMQEFFLTSYFVFHSLLAPFFALYVVLVNNWGELKSLKGMILFISPALFLEIFVLTNPLTGFVFYYQDNVIFTRGPMELLIYAEAVGYLAFTVRQILIYKAVLIKSNFVALCFFIACSCFGVAVQFFCPWFKLELFAEALSLLGVLLLIEKEDAHTDVMTGVYNRQMFIADNKRHIQSGRKYVVMVITLANFKMFLRMVNGESLNDAVREIVFWVMRNIQGTVYRIEQDRIAVITTASRLECDNFAANFRAMMQSRNFFEDKSLVLSTSIDIVSVPSEIDSVELLVELGDEDRGSVNSGFLLHREEHIEKVKRRVEIEKILQKAIQNKSFEVYYQPIWNAETGMFDCAEALVRLFDANNGSISPREFIPIAEQNGMIGEIGGIVFSKVCEFLRAAEPKKFGLKYVDVNLSVFQLYLENTDILFKNVMSKNGISADQIHLEICDSEMFSEDAVVQAHYQKLRELGFVFSLDNFAMGYANLIQVIQKQYQHLKLSESLLQNAEQPEMKQLLFEVTNLVRKFRFDVVQKGVETQKQLEMVLEAGANKIQGFYYSKPLEAHAFVEFIRNQNATTNPVHI comes from the coding sequence ATGAATATACTAACGTCCGATATTTCCTTTTTTATTTGCACGATTGCAGTGCTTTTGTACTGCGTCTTTTATTATTACAATGGAAAATCTCCGCAAAGGGCACGCAGCCGCGTTTTTGAAATTTTAATGTTCAATATGCTCTTCGCATCGATTTCTGCGCTCGTATGCGAAATTCTCGATTTCTTTCATTCGCCCGAAGAAAATTTCTTTAATTATATGCAAGAATTTTTCTTGACGAGTTATTTTGTTTTTCATTCGTTGCTTGCGCCGTTCTTTGCGCTTTATGTGGTTCTCGTCAATAACTGGGGCGAGTTGAAAAGTTTAAAGGGAATGATTTTATTTATTTCGCCTGCGCTTTTCCTCGAAATTTTTGTGCTCACCAATCCGCTGACGGGTTTCGTCTTTTATTATCAAGACAATGTGATTTTTACGCGCGGCCCGATGGAATTATTGATTTACGCCGAAGCGGTGGGCTATTTAGCGTTTACGGTTCGCCAGATTTTAATTTATAAAGCGGTTTTAATCAAAAGCAATTTTGTGGCGCTTTGCTTTTTTATCGCGTGCTCGTGCTTTGGCGTTGCGGTTCAATTTTTTTGCCCGTGGTTTAAGCTTGAACTTTTCGCTGAAGCGCTTTCGCTTTTGGGAGTTCTCCTTTTAATTGAAAAAGAAGATGCGCATACCGATGTGATGACGGGCGTTTACAATCGGCAAATGTTTATCGCCGACAATAAACGGCACATTCAATCAGGGCGCAAGTACGTGGTGATGGTCATTACCCTCGCGAATTTTAAAATGTTTTTGCGCATGGTAAACGGCGAAAGTTTAAATGATGCAGTTCGCGAAATTGTTTTTTGGGTGATGAGAAATATCCAAGGAACGGTTTATCGCATTGAGCAAGATCGCATTGCGGTGATTACGACGGCGAGCCGTTTAGAATGCGATAATTTTGCGGCAAATTTCCGTGCGATGATGCAATCGCGAAATTTCTTTGAAGACAAATCTCTTGTGCTTTCGACAAGCATCGACATCGTTTCGGTGCCGAGTGAAATCGATAGCGTTGAACTTTTGGTAGAACTTGGCGACGAAGATCGCGGTTCGGTAAATTCGGGATTTTTATTACACCGCGAAGAGCATATTGAAAAAGTAAAACGCCGCGTCGAAATCGAAAAGATTTTGCAAAAAGCGATTCAGAATAAATCGTTCGAAGTTTATTATCAGCCGATTTGGAATGCGGAAACGGGAATGTTCGATTGCGCCGAAGCTTTGGTGCGCCTTTTCGATGCGAATAACGGAAGCATTTCTCCGCGAGAATTTATTCCCATCGCAGAACAAAACGGCATGATTGGCGAAATCGGCGGCATCGTTTTCAGTAAAGTCTGCGAATTTTTACGCGCTGCGGAGCCCAAAAAATTTGGCTTAAAATATGTGGACGTCAATTTGAGCGTCTTCCAACTTTACTTGGAAAATACCGATATTCTTTTTAAAAATGTGATGAGTAAAAATGGCATCTCCGCAGATCAAATTCATTTGGAAATTTGCGATTCGGAAATGTTTAGCGAAGACGCCGTTGTGCAAGCGCATTATCAAAAATTGCGCGAACTTGGATTTGTATTCTCGCTCGATAATTTTGCGATGGGCTACGCGAATTTAATCCAAGTCATTCAGAAGCAATATCAGCATTTAAAACTTTCGGAATCGCTCTTGCAAAACGCGGAGCAACCCGAAATGAAACAGCTCCTTTTTGAAGTTACGAACTTGGTGAGAAAATTCCGATTTGACGTTGTGCAAAAAGGAGTTGAAACGCAAAAACAATTAGAAATGGTTTTGGAAGCGGGCGCAAATAAAATTCAAGGATTTTATTATTCAAAACCGTTAGAAGCGCACGCTTTTGTCGAATTTATTCGCAATCAAAATGCGACTACGAATCCCGTTCATATTTAG
- the metK gene encoding methionine adenosyltransferase, translating into MAHYLFTSESVSKGHPDKVADQISDTILDAALAADKDSRVACETLVNTGLVVISGEITTKAELDYQTLARKAIEKIGYNNPDLGFDSKSCAVIVAVDKQSPDIAQGVDAKAAVGKKDDQQGAGDQGMMFGYAVNETPELMPLPISLAHKLMAKIQDLRESGKIKWLRPDAKSQVTVEYDEENKPVRVDTVVISTQHDPKVNGKELTHAQIEKTIIEELIKKVIPAKLLDKKTRFLVNPTGKFVVGGPHGDCGLTGRKIIVDTYGGMGRHGGGAFSGKDPSKVDRSGAYAARYVAKNIVAAGIADRAEVQIAYAIGYSKPVSVLVNTFGTGKIADAKIEDIVQKVFDLSPAGLIKMLDLKKPGYVETAALGHFGREGKRFTWEKTDKAALLKKLAKI; encoded by the coding sequence ATGGCTCATTATCTTTTTACCTCTGAATCCGTTTCGAAAGGTCACCCGGACAAGGTCGCAGACCAAATTTCGGATACCATTTTGGATGCCGCCCTCGCCGCTGATAAAGACAGCCGCGTCGCTTGCGAAACCCTCGTGAACACGGGTCTCGTCGTTATCTCGGGCGAAATCACAACAAAAGCCGAACTCGATTACCAAACTCTCGCCCGCAAAGCGATTGAAAAAATCGGTTATAACAATCCGGATTTAGGATTTGACTCGAAGAGCTGCGCCGTTATCGTCGCCGTGGATAAGCAATCGCCGGATATTGCTCAAGGAGTTGATGCGAAAGCAGCCGTCGGTAAAAAAGATGACCAGCAAGGCGCTGGTGACCAAGGAATGATGTTCGGTTACGCAGTGAACGAAACGCCGGAACTTATGCCGCTTCCGATTTCTCTTGCGCATAAACTCATGGCGAAGATTCAAGATCTCCGCGAATCGGGAAAAATCAAATGGCTCCGTCCGGATGCCAAGAGCCAAGTCACCGTGGAATATGACGAAGAAAATAAGCCAGTCCGCGTGGACACTGTCGTCATTAGCACGCAGCACGATCCGAAGGTGAACGGCAAAGAACTCACCCATGCGCAAATCGAAAAGACGATTATCGAAGAACTCATCAAGAAAGTGATTCCGGCAAAACTTCTCGACAAGAAGACTCGCTTCTTGGTCAATCCGACCGGCAAATTTGTCGTCGGCGGTCCGCACGGTGACTGCGGTTTAACCGGCCGCAAAATCATCGTCGACACTTACGGCGGTATGGGACGTCACGGCGGTGGCGCTTTCAGCGGAAAGGATCCGAGTAAAGTCGATCGCTCCGGCGCTTACGCTGCCCGCTATGTGGCAAAGAACATCGTCGCAGCAGGAATCGCAGACCGCGCCGAAGTGCAAATCGCTTATGCGATTGGCTATTCCAAACCGGTTTCTGTTCTCGTCAACACATTCGGAACTGGAAAAATCGCCGATGCAAAAATCGAAGACATCGTGCAGAAAGTCTTTGATCTTTCGCCGGCTGGTCTTATCAAGATGCTCGATTTGAAGAAACCTGGCTACGTCGAAACCGCAGCGCTCGGACACTTCGGTCGCGAAGGCAAACGCTTCACTTGGGAAAAGACCGACAAAGCGGCTCTTCTCAAGAAATTGGCAAAAATCTAA
- a CDS encoding Nif3-like dinuclear metal center hexameric protein, which translates to MKLAEFSNWLDALLVPAAFRDYCVDGLCVEASAEVSRVVTGVSFRDRLIDRAIEEKADCIIVHHPNGFWKSESQIPVGHFAERLQKLFTHGISLYGFHLPLDGHFEIGNNAQIAKALKLKIVQGFMQEGERTIGIIADAEAPLSKSEFLDRIQAGFAHGYQHSFLFGNEKIQRVAICSGSGANGIDEAIRLGADAFITGEIKEAVPITCEELGFNLVSCGHHRTEIFGVRALAEKISAELKIPAKFIDLDNEV; encoded by the coding sequence ATGAAACTCGCAGAATTTTCAAATTGGTTAGATGCGCTGCTCGTGCCCGCGGCATTTCGGGATTATTGTGTCGATGGACTTTGCGTCGAAGCTTCCGCAGAAGTTTCCCGCGTAGTGACCGGCGTAAGCTTTCGCGACCGTTTAATCGACCGCGCCATCGAAGAAAAAGCGGATTGCATCATCGTGCATCATCCGAACGGATTTTGGAAAAGTGAATCGCAAATTCCGGTGGGACATTTTGCGGAACGTTTGCAGAAACTTTTTACGCATGGCATTTCGCTTTACGGTTTTCATCTGCCGCTCGATGGACATTTTGAAATCGGCAATAATGCGCAAATTGCAAAAGCATTAAAACTTAAAATCGTTCAAGGCTTTATGCAAGAAGGCGAGCGGACGATTGGAATCATCGCCGATGCCGAAGCGCCACTTTCTAAATCGGAATTTTTAGACCGCATCCAAGCGGGATTTGCTCACGGTTATCAGCATTCTTTTTTATTCGGAAACGAGAAAATTCAGCGGGTAGCTATCTGCAGCGGAAGCGGGGCAAACGGAATTGACGAAGCGATTCGTTTGGGCGCCGACGCTTTCATCACCGGCGAAATCAAAGAAGCGGTTCCGATTACCTGCGAAGAATTGGGATTCAATTTAGTGAGTTGCGGACATCATCGGACAGAAATTTTTGGAGTCCGCGCTCTCGCCGAAAAAATTTCTGCAGAATTAAAAATTCCCGCAAAATTTATCGATTTGGATAATGAAGTTTAA
- a CDS encoding class II fructose-bisphosphate aldolase: protein MAVSYKELGLVNTKEMFAKAVKGGYAIPAFNFNTMEQMQAIVQAAVETKSPVIMQVSKGARNYANGTILRYMAQGAVEYAKELGCAHPQIVLHLDHGDTFELCKDCIDNGFSSVMIDGSSLPYEENIALTKKVVEYAHKFDVTVEAELGVLAGVEDEVASEVSHYTKPEEVIDFATRTGCDSLAISIGTSHGAYKFKPEQCTRNAQGKLVPPPLAFDVLHAIEKKLPGFPIVLHGSSSVPQEEVDTINAHGGKLPDAVGIPEEQLREAAKSAVCKINIDSDSRLAMTAAIRKYFDEHPEHFDPRQYLKPARENMKKMYIHKIMDVLGSNDKL, encoded by the coding sequence ATGGCAGTTTCTTACAAGGAACTCGGCTTGGTTAACACCAAGGAAATGTTTGCAAAGGCTGTGAAGGGTGGCTATGCCATTCCGGCTTTCAACTTCAACACAATGGAACAGATGCAGGCTATCGTCCAAGCAGCTGTTGAAACCAAGTCTCCGGTGATCATGCAGGTTTCGAAGGGCGCACGTAACTACGCCAACGGCACCATCCTCCGCTACATGGCTCAGGGCGCAGTGGAATATGCCAAGGAACTCGGCTGCGCTCATCCGCAGATCGTTCTCCACCTCGACCACGGCGATACCTTTGAACTCTGCAAGGATTGCATTGACAACGGTTTCTCTTCTGTGATGATCGACGGTTCTTCTCTTCCGTACGAAGAAAACATCGCCCTCACCAAGAAGGTTGTTGAATACGCTCACAAGTTCGACGTGACCGTCGAAGCAGAACTCGGTGTTCTCGCTGGCGTGGAAGACGAAGTTGCTTCTGAAGTTTCTCACTACACGAAGCCGGAAGAAGTGATTGACTTTGCAACCCGTACTGGTTGCGATTCTCTCGCTATCTCCATCGGTACTTCTCATGGTGCATACAAGTTCAAGCCGGAACAGTGCACTCGTAACGCTCAGGGCAAGCTCGTTCCTCCTCCTCTTGCTTTCGACGTTCTCCACGCAATCGAAAAGAAGCTCCCGGGCTTCCCGATCGTTCTTCACGGTTCGTCCTCTGTTCCGCAAGAAGAAGTGGATACCATCAACGCTCACGGCGGCAAGCTCCCGGATGCAGTTGGCATTCCAGAAGAACAGCTCCGCGAAGCTGCAAAGTCTGCAGTTTGCAAGATCAACATCGACTCCGACTCTCGTTTGGCGATGACTGCTGCAATCCGCAAGTACTTTGACGAACATCCGGAACACTTTGACCCGCGTCAATATCTCAAGCCGGCTCGTGAAAATATGAAGAAGATGTACATCCACAAGATTATGGATGTGCTCGGCTCCAACGACAAGCTTTAA
- a CDS encoding ATP-dependent Clp protease ATP-binding subunit translates to MEEFSNDSQKVLAKAQELMDKKSHSYLGVVHLAYGLLEAPDARLKNLYRAKKANIKEMEGKLAPFIDSVPKLVEVNPDAGRPDNDLSRVLRAAIQEGRKTSQAASPSDMLISLMRFAEERRVAKIFEDALGSAEVVETWLSDPMSAAAVAEEESPLKLYGRELVSLAEEGKLDPVIGREEEIRRVILILSRKTKNNPVLVGEPGVGKTAIVEGLAMRIHKGDVPDALKGKKLFSLDLSALMAGAKYRGDFEERLKNVLTALEEDGNTLLFIDELHTIVGAGKTEGSMDLGNMLKPKLARGELHCIGATTTQEYRRYIEKDAALERRFQPVSVFEPSPDEAISILRGVKESFESHHGVRIHDDAIVAAVKLSNRYIADRFLPDKAIDLIDEAASMVKTQLDTVPEELDNLQRKELQLKIEEQALAKESDEKSKKRLAELKEELTTTSAAVSVMQSKWQERRAKFNELKNAKESLHKAREEMEQAESRYDLNRAAELKYNTIVNLEKKVRELEEASRKDSENGELTQEVTEETISQVVSRWTGIPVTRLRETERAKLLHLDERLHERVIGQDAAVSAVSEAILRNRSGLSRENAPVGSFLFLGPTGVGKTELAKALAEELFDSESAMIRIDMSEYMEKHSVSRLIGAPPGYVGYEEGGQLTEAVRTKPYSVVLLDEVEKAHPDVFNALLQVLDDGRLTDGKGRTVNFKNTLILMTSNLGSDLFANGANNVTLDDVMPRLKGFFRPEFLNRLDEVLLFKSLSKEEIFRIAGLKFKDLAKRAAREGFIVKATDAALHAIADKSYNPEFGARPIQRFLEHEVERKLSRAIISGEVKPDVPCTVDFQNGNFVIA, encoded by the coding sequence ATGGAAGAATTTTCAAATGATTCGCAAAAGGTTCTTGCCAAAGCGCAAGAATTGATGGACAAAAAATCGCACTCGTATTTGGGCGTGGTTCATTTGGCGTATGGACTTTTGGAAGCGCCGGATGCGCGATTAAAAAATTTATATCGGGCGAAAAAAGCAAACATCAAAGAGATGGAAGGAAAGTTGGCGCCTTTCATCGATTCGGTTCCGAAATTGGTTGAAGTCAATCCGGATGCAGGTCGCCCGGACAATGATCTTTCGCGTGTGCTTCGCGCAGCAATTCAAGAGGGACGTAAAACGTCGCAGGCGGCAAGCCCGAGCGATATGTTGATTTCGCTCATGCGATTTGCCGAAGAACGTCGCGTTGCAAAAATTTTTGAAGACGCACTCGGTAGCGCCGAAGTCGTGGAAACGTGGCTTTCGGATCCGATGAGTGCAGCGGCAGTCGCCGAAGAAGAATCGCCTTTAAAACTTTATGGGCGTGAACTTGTTTCGCTTGCCGAAGAAGGAAAACTCGATCCGGTCATCGGGCGTGAAGAAGAAATTCGTCGGGTGATTTTAATTCTTTCGCGGAAAACGAAAAATAATCCTGTTCTCGTCGGGGAACCGGGCGTGGGCAAAACCGCTATTGTCGAAGGGCTTGCGATGCGTATTCACAAGGGCGATGTTCCCGATGCGTTAAAAGGCAAAAAACTTTTCTCGCTCGATTTGTCGGCTTTGATGGCGGGCGCAAAATACCGTGGCGATTTTGAAGAACGCTTGAAAAATGTGTTAACCGCTTTGGAAGAAGATGGCAATACTCTTCTCTTTATCGATGAATTGCACACGATTGTCGGCGCTGGAAAAACCGAAGGCAGTATGGATCTTGGAAATATGCTCAAGCCGAAACTTGCCCGCGGAGAATTGCACTGCATCGGTGCGACGACGACGCAGGAATATCGTCGTTACATCGAAAAAGACGCGGCGCTTGAACGTCGTTTTCAACCGGTTTCTGTTTTTGAACCGAGTCCGGATGAAGCGATTTCCATTTTGCGCGGCGTGAAAGAAAGTTTTGAATCGCATCATGGTGTGCGCATTCACGATGATGCGATTGTCGCCGCCGTGAAACTTTCAAATCGTTACATCGCCGACCGTTTCTTGCCGGATAAAGCAATCGACTTAATCGATGAAGCCGCAAGTATGGTGAAAACGCAGCTCGATACAGTGCCCGAAGAATTGGACAATCTGCAGCGCAAAGAGTTGCAGTTAAAAATCGAAGAGCAAGCGCTAGCCAAAGAATCGGATGAGAAAAGCAAGAAGCGTCTTGCAGAACTCAAAGAGGAACTGACGACGACATCGGCTGCAGTCTCGGTGATGCAATCGAAATGGCAAGAACGCCGTGCGAAATTTAACGAATTGAAAAATGCGAAGGAAAGTCTTCACAAAGCCCGCGAAGAAATGGAACAAGCGGAATCGCGTTACGATTTGAATCGGGCTGCGGAACTCAAGTACAACACGATTGTCAATTTGGAAAAGAAAGTGCGAGAACTCGAAGAAGCTTCGCGCAAGGATTCGGAAAATGGTGAACTCACTCAAGAAGTTACCGAAGAAACGATTTCGCAAGTGGTGAGCCGTTGGACGGGAATTCCGGTGACGCGGCTTCGTGAAACGGAACGTGCAAAACTTTTGCATTTGGACGAACGTCTCCACGAACGCGTGATCGGGCAGGACGCTGCAGTGTCCGCGGTTTCGGAAGCGATTCTTCGGAATCGTAGCGGACTCTCGCGGGAAAACGCACCGGTCGGAAGTTTCCTCTTCCTCGGGCCGACAGGCGTTGGTAAAACGGAACTTGCAAAAGCTCTTGCCGAAGAACTCTTCGACAGCGAAAGTGCGATGATTCGTATCGATATGAGCGAATACATGGAAAAGCATTCTGTGTCGCGTTTAATCGGTGCGCCTCCAGGATATGTGGGCTACGAAGAAGGTGGTCAGCTCACGGAAGCTGTTCGCACGAAGCCTTATTCTGTCGTGCTTCTCGACGAAGTGGAAAAAGCGCATCCCGATGTGTTCAACGCACTTCTCCAAGTTTTGGATGACGGGCGTTTAACCGATGGAAAAGGCCGCACGGTCAATTTCAAGAATACGCTCATTCTGATGACGTCAAATCTCGGCTCGGACTTGTTTGCAAACGGTGCAAACAACGTCACCTTAGACGATGTGATGCCGCGGCTCAAAGGATTCTTCAGACCGGAATTTTTGAACCGCTTAGACGAAGTGCTGCTCTTTAAGAGTCTTTCGAAAGAAGAAATTTTCCGCATTGCGGGACTCAAATTCAAAGACTTGGCAAAGCGCGCAGCCCGCGAAGGATTCATCGTCAAAGCGACCGATGCCGCATTGCACGCCATCGCAGACAAATCGTATAATCCGGAATTTGGCGCACGTCCGATTCAACGTTTCCTCGAACACGAAGTGGAACGCAAACTTTCTCGCGCGATCATCAGCGGGGAAGTGAAGCCGGATGTTCCTTGTACGGTCGATTTCCAAAATGGAAATTTCGTCATCGCATAA
- a CDS encoding glycosyltransferase: protein MQRKIAILLATFNGSAYLRELIHSILAQKESAFTLYISDDDSSDDTPKILEEFAKNFPEKIILLHLEKRSGGACAHFLQMLAYVDADIYLFADQDDIWEENHLQKLLAAYEENNAKNLQPLLVFSDMSVIDASGNLLAPSFLKLEKLPQKVLPPHFYFVQNNISGCVMLFNAALKNLALHDEKKLTENLSLVPMHDAFLAVTAAEFGKIIFVHSPLLKYRKHAKNSLGVQAVTQVSHIAERFQKQRSDFLRAENFAAFFVEYFEKKLPEKERRILEKFSKISSQKKILRWKFLAQNGFLKAGIFRRIAQLIRW, encoded by the coding sequence ATGCAAAGAAAAATTGCAATTCTTTTGGCGACATTTAACGGCTCAGCCTATTTGCGCGAGCTTATTCATTCGATTTTAGCGCAAAAAGAATCTGCGTTTACACTTTACATTTCCGATGATGATTCGTCGGACGATACGCCGAAAATTTTAGAAGAATTTGCGAAAAATTTTCCGGAAAAAATTATCCTATTGCATCTTGAAAAAAGAAGCGGTGGCGCTTGTGCCCATTTCTTGCAAATGCTTGCGTATGTGGACGCGGACATTTATCTTTTTGCGGATCAAGATGATATTTGGGAAGAAAATCATCTGCAAAAATTGCTCGCCGCCTACGAAGAAAATAATGCAAAAAATTTGCAGCCGCTTTTAGTTTTCTCGGACATGAGCGTCATCGATGCTTCGGGAAATTTGCTTGCTCCTTCTTTTTTAAAGCTCGAAAAATTGCCGCAGAAAGTGCTTCCGCCGCATTTTTATTTTGTGCAAAATAATATCTCGGGCTGTGTCATGCTTTTTAATGCGGCATTAAAAAATTTGGCGTTGCACGATGAAAAAAAATTGACCGAAAATTTATCGCTCGTTCCAATGCACGATGCGTTTCTCGCGGTAACGGCTGCCGAATTCGGAAAAATTATTTTTGTCCATTCGCCGCTACTCAAATACCGCAAACATGCGAAAAATTCTCTCGGCGTTCAAGCGGTAACGCAAGTGTCGCATATCGCAGAACGCTTTCAAAAACAGCGCAGCGATTTCTTGCGGGCCGAAAATTTTGCCGCATTTTTTGTTGAATATTTTGAAAAAAAATTGCCCGAAAAAGAAAGAAGAATCTTGGAGAAATTTTCCAAAATTTCATCGCAGAAAAAAATTTTGCGTTGGAAATTTCTTGCGCAAAATGGATTTTTAAAAGCGGGAATTTTTCGCCGCATTGCGCAGTTGATTCGTTGGTAA
- a CDS encoding N-formylglutamate amidohydrolase, with protein sequence MSSLNKSVFLSCEHASNAIPDYLSAKFQNDSAQEILKTHRGYDIGALEVFFALQKILAPKFSIAGKFSRLAIDLNRNSNRNHRFSEFSEDEPLEIKQKLKEYFNEYRGNFLQSIKNELENPNAEILHLSIHSFTPELNGEIRNADLGILYDPSRKEESALAKKIQKNLILIAPDLRVRKNYPYQGKNDGLTTALRKIFPPEKYIGFEIEMNQAYLQKISPQKMAGILMESLF encoded by the coding sequence ATGAGTAGCTTAAACAAAAGTGTTTTCTTAAGCTGCGAGCACGCTTCAAACGCCATTCCAGATTATCTATCTGCGAAATTTCAAAATGATTCTGCGCAAGAAATTTTGAAAACTCATCGCGGATACGATATCGGAGCGCTTGAAGTTTTTTTTGCGCTTCAAAAAATTTTAGCTCCGAAATTTTCAATCGCCGGAAAATTTTCTCGCTTAGCAATTGACTTGAACCGCAATTCCAATCGCAATCATCGCTTTTCGGAATTTAGCGAAGACGAGCCTTTAGAAATCAAACAAAAACTCAAAGAATATTTTAACGAATACCGCGGAAATTTTTTGCAGTCAATAAAAAATGAATTAGAAAATCCGAACGCTGAAATTTTGCATTTATCGATTCACAGTTTTACTCCCGAATTAAACGGTGAAATTCGAAACGCCGATTTGGGAATTTTATACGACCCGAGCCGAAAAGAAGAATCTGCTCTTGCCAAAAAAATTCAAAAAAATTTAATTCTCATTGCGCCTGATTTGCGCGTTCGAAAAAATTATCCGTATCAAGGGAAAAACGACGGACTCACGACCGCTCTTCGAAAAATTTTTCCGCCCGAAAAATACATCGGCTTTGAAATCGAAATGAATCAAGCGTATTTGCAAAAAATATCGCCACAAAAAATGGCGGGAATTTTGATGGAATCTTTGTTTTGA